tagctaacactctcccctttcttgcttattggctcctagggacttctgttgttgtgggagaaggcgttaacaaggatattattctcaacccagcaggaaaaaaaggcTGGAGCGGAgaggctatgactaacatgaaggcacactgcacttctgaatttgccattacactactggccATCCACATTGCTTTTGTGTTTTCAAGGTTGAGACGGTGGCAGGATCAAGCTATGAGCCAAGTGGAGCTGATCTGGGGTGCCTTCTCCTTGATGCTGTTAGGGGCTCTTGTCACCATGTGTATGAAATGCCAACGGTCTGGTAAGGCTTTACTCCAGCCCAACCCACTTCTCACCTCAATCCGCACCTTGGTCTAGCTTCTTTTCATGTGTGAGATTTGAAACATGGATCTGGATAGATGTATCCCAGGAATACCCTAAGTTTGTTCATCGAGAGCAGGTTTTTATCGTAAGTCTCCAAATCATTGTGAAAATGGGCCCAATCTATGGCCACAAAGAGAGGGTACATTCAGAGTGCcagatcgtcccagagtgcaggacaaggaataatggactcaagttgcaggaagtcagattttggctgaacatcaggaaaaacttcctaactgttatagcggtatgacaatggaaccaatgacctagggaggtggtgggcgttcaagaggcagctggacagccacttggctgtcaggtgtgctttaagttggattcctgcattgagccaggggttggacacgatggccttataggccccttccaactctatgattctacgtgGGAAGTAGTTCAGGGTTTAAATCTCCGCTTGCACACTTGCTCTCCTAGTAGTATTGGCAAAGCCACTGTTGCTCAACCTGTTTCGTCTTGTCTATAAAAAGGGCACGAAAATAATGCCCAGCCCACCACGCTCTGCAAATGTACCTACTTTTGCAATCTCGcaattaatctgcattttttctCGTTTCATTGGGTTCTACCCgactaaattttactcagagccaacccattgaaatgaatggacccaagttagctATGTTAATAATGACTCTCATTAGCCATTATTTTCAATCAGTTTACTTTTGAGTGCAGCTGTTTTTTGTTCTTGATCATGCTGTGTTACTTTCTTCTGTATAAATCAAGCTCACAAATGCTCGTGGTACACTCCCTCTCTCCACTTCCCTTGTAGGGGGCAAACAGGATGTGATGGGCTTGGACAGTCAGAGGAATCAGTAAGTAGCTGATCACCACCACATCTGTCTGTTTCtattatttaaaagatttctaacCTGCCTTTACAAAGCATAGCTCTCTTGAGGCAGTGTATGAAAAGATTCATAAACTCAAATTTGCACCTTATTAACACTGTCCTCTAATTGAAGAACAGTTAACAGTGCCCTCTGGAAGCCGCACATTCCACAAATGCAATCTTGATGGGGACATGTGGAAGGACTCCTTTCGGGCAGACGTTCCAAAGGTGTGGGCCCcacaccaaaaaggccctctggCGGGTAACCACCAACAAAAGCAATTGTAATGGTGATCCTTCTAAAAACAGTCTTAAAACCTGGGCAGTCTTGGGTCTCATCTGGctgccccatacatttaaagcactaagataccactttaacagacatggctttcccccaaagaatcgtgggaatgGTAggttattaagggtgctgggagttgttaggagacccctcttcccctcacagagctacagtcacctGAGTGGTTTAATAGCCAATCTCTTTTCCCGGGCAAATAGGTGGGgactggctaagggcagactgaagttggtgagggAGCACCCCAGTTGCCCTAACAGACCAGTCTCCATTGCACCTCTTTTGAAAGCCCTGCCCCACAAGTTTGCAGTAGCTGGTTGTGTTTCCTCAGCTGTGAGAGACTCGGCACATGCTCAAGTGCACCCTTGCGCCTTGACAGCTATCTATGCTATGTGTGGCATCTGTTGGAGCTGCAGGCCAGGTCTAGCTCAAATCAAACACAGAAGCGGAGGGTTTGTGTCTCAGAGGTTCGATGCACACCTGGGCACACAgcttatgctttgcatgcagaaggtcccaggttcaatctccgatGATTAAACAGGATCAGATAGCTGGTGACGTGGAAGACTCTCTGACTGtccctagagagttgctgccagtcagagttgacacTGCTGGGTTAGATGAAGAAAGAGTCTGGCTAgctataaggcaggttcctatgtttttatagttatttacttattgcatttttatcctgccctttctcccagaaggagcccagggaagcaaacaaaaacattagaaacactgcagaacatcttaaaaaagaaaacaccttaaaaaataattttaaaaagaacagctttgaaaacatcttaacaagCAGTTCCgagacagatgcagactggggtttctacttaaaaggcttgttgaaagaagaaggtcttcagcaggcgccaagagataacaaagatggtgcctgtctaatatttaaggggaaggaattccaaagggtcggtgccgccacattaaaggtccgcttcctatgttgtgcagaacgcatctcctgataagatggtatccgcaggaggccctcacctgcagagcgcactgatcgactgagtatataagggatacgacagtctttcaggtatcctggtcctgagctttccagagctttgtacaccaaagccagcACCCTGACCtctgcctggtagctaataggcatgTTTCTGATTAATTGCTGGCATTATAAACTCCTTGCCTATAAGGTTTCACAGCTCAAAGGCGCTCCATCAGTGTGAACTTATTTAAGATGCAATGTACTTTTTCCGGTGTTGatattaataataaaacattGCAAAATAAAAACAGGCTCCTAATGTGGATGCTTCAGCGACCGTCTCAGCTGTGCTCTTTTTCCACCGGGGCACTCAGAGACTCTCCCGTATCTTTTCAGGTGTGACAACCAGCAGAGATTTGAGGTGGCTCCTTCTTACTCAAGTAAGTGTGTCCTCTTTTGTGTTGCCTCCCGCCGTTTGCCATTGCCAAAGTGGGCAGATGCAGGTGGCCATGCATGGCTTCTGATAATGTGGTCTTTAAAAACCATGCCCCAAAGGATGATGCAGGAAGCTAAGTTAGCCTGGAATTGGAGAGTTTGCTGCAGACAGCAGAGGGTGCTAGTCCATAAGGGCAAATGGGGCTCTGTCCTACCAACCACAGGTTGCCTTAGGCAACCCCCAGCTgctctgccttcttccttacaaccagtccagaggtggcctgggctctccacttcctcctctgCCTTCGTCTAGGTGctacccttgtagaactcagcagggaggaggatggggacaaaactagaatgaattggctccgtctgtcattggctctgcctccggCTACCATTGGTCTGCCTTGCTTCTGCCCTTGGCTGGCACTGGCtgtggctccgcctactgttgggctccctgccttctgccccaccagtcccaatgggtgccTGCCGCCATGGCCTGCAGGGTGGTTGTCTGCGTGAGTATAGGTTACTATTTTGCTACCCATTTGCTACACTGCTGTGCCTGGTGCATATTAAAATTCTCTGCAGAACTTGGCAGGATGTTCAAGGCCCCAAACTAGGCATGACATCATTagctaattaatttttatttaatttataaaattACTGGTATACTGCAGTTTCATCAAAACTGTTTGCAAGTGTGTTGTCTATATCTATACTCACAGTAAAAACCAAATAAAACATATCACCAACTATGACAGAAAGTGTTTattttaattgtctgcataaccCTGGGAACAAAggaaagttttcagcaaatgtttaaaGGCCAGTATAGAATCAtaaatagtagagctggaaggggcccacaaagccattaagtccaaccccctgcttagtaCAGGAACCCAAGTGAAAGCATACCTAAGTTAAGATACAGAagacgcctgctgaatctctgttggaagagcTTTCCATGGGCATTAAATGCCAATGacgctaaggctgcaatccaatacacttacctgggagtcagtcccattgaacccaatggagcttatttctgaagacacatattggattgcagcctaaaagctTGATTTCCTGTCgctgtcaaatgagcctcaccaactagCAGTCAATGCAATTTGCAATTCTCTGCTAGgcttttaaaaactaaattagGGGCATAGGATCAAGACCCTGGGTTCAGTGGGTAGGATTTTTTAAATCCTTTGCTCTCTACTTGTAGCCTTAATCTGGtccctctcccatgctatttccaTGAGCTATTTGCATTGTTGGGTGATACAGTGATACTCTAATCCGCCTTCCCCTatgacactcactgggtgaccttgagccagccaCGCTCTCTCgtcctgacctacctcacagggctgttgcaaggatGGGGCCACCCTGAGTTTGTCTGAGGAAGGCCAAGATGAACATACATCAACGGATCATAAATATAACATGCACACTAACAAAGGCGTACAATTAGAAGGTCCGTAACTGCgtctgtgttgcatgcagaaggtcctaggttcaatctctggcatctccaggtagggctgggagagattcttgcctaaagtcctggagagctgctgcctgtcagtgtagacaatactgagctagataggccaagaGTTCGactcaatacagtagggccccgctttacagcacttcactttacagcgttctgctaatacagcggttgtcaattgcagaaaggcccagtcctatggtgcttgttctgctgttacggcggtttttgctcgTCGTGTTGCGCGATgcacaccattatcttcaatgcgtcccgctttacagcggggggtccggaacgtaacccactgtgtgagtggggccctactgtataatgttTCTAGTGAGCCATCATACCACTGAATTTGCACAATTAAACTCATCTCCCTTCTTTGGCACCAGCAGAAGCATTATTGATATGGCTGACCTGATACTGTTTCTTTTGTGCGTTTTTAGTGTCGGGACAAGAGTGTGCAAAAATGCCATATAACTTGCCAGTACCAAGGTAGGCTAAGCTGTATTGTCACTGAACTTTGGGGTAAGGCAGACTCCCCCAGCCTGCTCCTCTCTGgatatgttggactacagctcccatctgccggctggggcacctggttggggaaggttggCGTAGTGCaaggatctggagggcacctggttgggaaaggttggcgTAGTGCaagatggggaacttttggccctccagatgttgcagaatgacaactcccatcagccccagcaagcatagccaatggccaagaatggtgggaattgtagttcagcaacatccggggggaccaaaggttccccacacctgattcagTGTATGTGAGTGGatggatttatttttaaactctTTTGTTTTAAAACTTCCAAAGCACATTACAAATGTAAGATAACCTCCCCCATCTATTAcaccaggggtttccaaactgtggtccatggaccagcagtcgtccatgagcttcattcaggtagtccccAGCATTGCTGCATTGAATATTCATAGAACTgtggaacagtagagttggaaggggcctgtaaggccatcgagtccaaccctctgctcaatccaggaatctgagttaaagcatccccaacgggtggctttccagctgcctcttgaatgtcttcagagttggagagcccgcctggttgtttcatttcagacacacatattgttagttttgaataaaaagtttgctgaaatatgttgaactgctcttcttttttatggTGTAGGAACCTCTCCctcttctttccatgttattcctacctctggtaccaaagtttctgttaaagaagtagtgtCCAGGAACGTATCTACCTTGTTAACTGAAGTacgattgtattacaatttagaTTCCATGGAATACGAATTGTAATACGATAAAATACAGCAGCAGAAATAGAAGAAGCTATcagaatacaattcaaaatcatatagcatctagcacggtGCATGACGatagctacaacaggcagaaaaatcattaagtggtctgccaagatcctcggcaattttcaagtggcctgtggGGAAAAATTGTACTTGATTACACATTGGTCTGAAGACCCGAACGCCCTCGCTATACTCGAATGCACTTTTTATAAATGCCAACTTCACTGGGCACCTATTCGGACATTTGGATGGCACGTATCACTTTGTATGTGTAAACGAAGGTGTATTGATGTTCAttgtttattgatttttattgttcATGATTGGTTGTTTCcttttgtgtgttttattttccACCCTCTTCTTCTTTTTAGCAAAAGAAGCCAACATCCTTTCACTGCAAGTCACCTTGGTAAGTATTTCTGAATAATTTAACAAAACCTAAAAAGCTTGAATGTCCTGTGCAAAGAAAAAAACTGTTCAAATAGGATTAATATATATGAGtttttctggttttgtttttaaatgtggggaaaatggatttatgaatgaaGATGTGCAAATCTGACACGGGCCAACAGCTGACCTATCCATCCCtaactctggctttacttttcAGAGGAAGCCTGTGCTGAGCCCACGTATCAACATTTTGAGAAAGGTAAGTGTGCAATTTCGGCACGACTCAGATAAAGGAAATGGATGCTGTGATTTGAGCACTGACCACATGGAGGAAATTTCAGAGGCGATTCAGTCACTAGGCGGCTTCCAGAAGGCTATTAGCGGACACCATGGTTTGTCTAAAACTAGGGTGTGTAGAATTAGAAGGTGGGGCTTGGGAATAGCCATTAAGGACCCCTTACCTTTGCCCAGAATTCGACTCCTGTTTTCATGGATCAACAGCACTTGGAAACCTGGGATCAGGATAAGGCAGCatattcacagagctacaattgtcagagtggcttaacagtcaaggggaactctaggaattgtagctctgggaggggaatagggggatCCCCTCATGACTCTCAGctccacaaactacagttcccaggattctttgggggaagccatggccgtttaaagtggtacgatactgctttaaaagtCTAGTGCAGATGGGTCCTTTGAGCGCAGATGCCTCACTGTCCTGTTCCCCTCCTTGGCATGAGCATGGCCATCTTGTTTCCTCACCCTGTGCAAGGCTTGTTTTGCTCTACTCTCCACCCATCCATCCTCTGCCACATACATTGGTTGCAGCCCCACAGGGACGCTCGAGCCGGGCTTCTTAATGTCTGGGTGACCTACATGATCTGTGAAATAACAGTCACTCTGTTGTCCTTTCAGAGTTGCGAATGGAGCAGGAAACTGCTTACATGTAAGTCCAGGGGGGTAACTTATTTTGAAACTCTCCTCGCTCTTTAGGCAGTGTCTTTCAGGATAGTTATGCTGCTCCTTACAGACTCAAACAAGCTGGGCTTTGTGAACAAACGGTAAGCTCTGATTGAATAAGGTTTTACGGAGCTCTCTCTCAGTCTGTGGCCTCTCTCTGTTCAGGCCAGAAGAACAGCTGGGGGGCTCCCTGGTTCCTCCCCAGGGAACAAGACCCACTTGGGTTGTATCTAAGGGTTCTTTCCCGTTGTTTCATGCTGCCCTCCATTTTTTCGAGACGGTCAGTACGAAATCTTAGTCATGGTTGATTTAGTTATAGAATAAATTCCACAAGTGCATCTGTGCTCAAAGTGGCGATCTTGGATGTACATGCATGGATTTTAGGAATGCACTCCTGGGCAGTgtgtggagtgttcctgttcagtcGGGCCCTCTTCTGGGATactccttgcatgcagaagctcccagggttgaccccagcatctccaggtagggctaggagaggctcctgtctgaaatcctggagagccgctgccagtcagtgtggacactactgagctggatggaccaatggtctggctcggtctatggctgcttcctgtgttccattcCACTGGAGACAgtggtggtgcagtggttagagtgttgaactaggacttgggagaccagggtactAATCCCCACTCAGCGATGAAGCTTcttgggtgaccgtgggccaggcACTCggcctaacataagaacataagaacataagaagagcctgctggatcaggccagtggcccatctagtccagcatcctgtttttacagtggccaaccaggtgcctgggggaagcccgcaagcaggacccgagtgcaagaacactctcccctcctgaggcttccggcaactggttttcagaagcatgctgcctctgactagggtggcagagcacagccatcatggctagtagccattgatagccctgtccataagaaaacctacctcacagggttgttgtgaggatggaaGGACAGCCATGTTTATCActccttgggctccttggagaaaaggtggtgtctaaatgtaaaaatcaatcaatcaatagccCCACCGACCTTGTTTTGTTTCGCCCCGCCCCCCAAAAGGTCATCCAGCAATCTGTGCCCATTGAACATGCTCACCCAGCCCCATTGGGCTGCTTCTGTGTGTTTtcctaaaggtttttttttgtaattgtgCAATCCTAGGGTTTCCCACAAGCCTGCTGCTATCTTTCTCTTGTGGGATGTAAACACGACACATAGATACAGAAATCCCTGCTGCTGACATTTACTTATGTTTCCGTCGGCTTCTTTGGGTGGCTAAAATCTTGACCGTACCTCTAACTCCATCATTTGCTTTCCCTGTTCTAGTGAGCCCATATCTACAGATCATTGCCACAGCTGCAGAAAATTTGTGAGACTGCCAAGTGGTAAGCTGACAAGTGAAACCTTGAGTCATTGTTTACACAGCCGACGCATGCCCAGTTTGAGTGCGCGGAGGTTCCTTCAGATATTGCACCAAATGCACCCAGAGGACGGGCCCAGTGAATGTAGCTAGAAGgaccaccttggacagctccttgaaagttcggattaagacccggagcggattccgctgccccgctgacatggagccaccggccACCACTTGTGGCCACACGCTCCTCCTGCTAGTTGCATTTGGACAAACACCTGATCAGTGCTGGACTTCTCTCTGTTTTAGGCcatgtcttttctttttcagatGAAGATGCCTGCTGTTATCAAAACGTGGCTGGGCCATCCAAAAGGAGTGGCTGCAGTAAGTTCTGCCTGTTAGGCTGCTTCTGTTTCTATTTTCTTAGcaccaggcataattttataATACTGTCAATAAATAGTATAATTTGTTGTTGATGATGCTATTTttctgggacctgcaacaaaatgttgcagtgcagaccGCTCCTGTAGAGTGTGGTCAGCCAGGCATTCAACCATGCcttcctttaagaacataagaacacaagaaaagcctgctggatcaggccagtggcccatctagtccagcatcctgttctcacagtggccaaccaggtgcctgggggaagcccgcaagcaggacccgagtgcaagaacactctcccctcctgaggcttccggcaactggttttcagaagcatgctgcctctgactagggtggcacagcacagccatcatggctagtagccattgatagccctgtcctccatgaatttgtctaatcttcttttaaagccatccaagctggtggccattactgcgtcttgtgggagcaaattccatagtttaactatgcgctgagtaaagaagtacttccttttgtctgtcctgaatcttccaacattcagcttctttgaatatccacgagttctagtattatgagagagggagaagaacttttctctatccactttctcagtggcatgctccattccatttccttTCCTCTACCAGTTTTCTGTCATCGTCATCCCCGCCTCACTAGCACTGGAATAGTGGTGAGTGGAGCATGGTGAcctttgagcatgctcagtccttattaCCCTGCTTTTTGGGTTTCCTTGGGGTCGTaggataatagagttggaagggacctataagccCAACCAAGTCCatcaccctgctcaatgcaggaattaaaGCGTCCCTGATGGagggatgtccagctgcctctgatcCCTTCCTCTAATGTGCAGGTGGCACCAATTTGGCTCCATAAGAAATGGCGCCCAGAGCCTAATTATCAGAAGCAgaggggattatttatttatttgatttatatcccatccttccttccagcaggatcccagggcagcaaacaaaagcaccaaaaaacactttaaaacatcataaaaacagactttaaaatacattagaacaaaacatctttaaaaacatttttaaaaaagctttcaagacatctttttttaaaaaaggtaacatattgtttaaaaaaaggtttaaaaaattatgacgaaacaaatgggggggggaagagttttgaaatgagcttgcaGACAAACAGTGCAATTGTTTGGGagcagccattgcttctttatcccAGAATCCTAGCTGGGTAACCTGGAATCTATAGCACacgcagtgcttttttggtaaaaagacAACTTGTTGGTACtcctatcttgataaaagtactgtgggtgccagcacaacacATCTGccgtgggcagcaaaaaagaatgGTGCCAGTACTTTGCACTGGTGAGTCttgtcacacacaaaaataacCTGAGCACCAACAGTGTAGTGACaagttcagaagtacagggtccctttcaGACAGTCACACCGCGCTCCCTCACAGCCACATTCTCTTTTCCATTGTCTTCCTTGGTCTCCATATAGTCTTCGAGTAAACACTCCCCTACAACAGAcgtcccaatcagcatgaaagaggaggctgtgtgttagctgctgaaaagagtcttctcagtggttgactcgcttcctttcactccgattggctccaatcagcacaaaaggacaagaactgttctcagtggctcacGCACtaccctttcatactgattggctcatacctggctgggaccctcctctcaaaaaagtaaggagtctatgaCCCTTAGCGACCCGCCCCTGCTGAACACATGGGAGGGATTTGCTCAGCTTACAATCTTCATCTTGGAAACGAGTCTACAAGGTGATCTCACGGCTACAATCTCCAACCTCGTTTCTCAATTGGAATCGTATATGATGATAGCCTATTTTGGCGTTTGTCTTTTAGTAGGTAGGGTAGCAAATGTAGTTTTTAttcttttgatgttttaaatCTTTGTATGTTTTTCTTTACCGTCCTAACCCTCTTTGAGACATCTTATGTAGCAAacgatgaataaataaatagtaatgaaATCATTTTTACCTCCTCCCACAACTGACTTCTCTTTCCTTTCTGTAGTCTTGGAAGATGTTGATATCTACGAGAACAGCACAATAATCCAGTTATGGAAGCACTCGCAGACGACAGGTAAATCGTGGGCTTTGGCTTATATGAGACATCAAGCGCAGAGCTATGGAAGGGTGTGTACCAAACACCCAACTTAAGTCTGTGCAGTTTGGGGCAAGGCCTGTctttaaaccaggtgtggggaacctgtggccctccaggtgttgcttgaactacagcttccacgtttgctggggatgatgggagttgcagttcagcaagatcatctgcaggagcagcgctGGTCATCCCCCCGacttggcaaggctcatttggcATCGAcgcgaaatcgagccttcagcgtCATCAGCCGTTCTCTGGAATGCTTGGCCAACAGATTCAGCAGACGCCTTCTGTTTTCACTTTTAAATGCCCGCTGGAAACcattctgttccaccaggcttactTGGGCAGTTAAGACAACATccttttgcaacagttgaccttgtTTTTTTAtgggctttttaaaatggtttttattaTACGGTTTTTATTTGTTCCACTTTGACGTTCTTTGAaataaaatagcagtatacaataGCAGTATATGCttatagatcctccgtggcgcagagtggtaagcggcggtaacacagccgaagctctgctcacggccgaagTTCGAttacaacggaaggaggaagtcaaatctccggtaaaagcggtcgaggtccactcagccttccatccatccgtggtcggtaaaatgagtacctggaatatgctgggggggtaaagaaaggccggggaaggaactggcaatcccactccatatatacggtctacctagtaaacgttgcaagatgtcaccctaagagtcggaaacgactcgcactacaagtgcggggacaccttcaccttttttATACAAATATGCTTATAAGTAAACAAATGTCTGGGTGGGGGACAAAGGTCCCGTAGTTTAAACTGTTAGGGGTCTTGTATCAACGTGGGCCTGCAATCCAAGATAAAgcaaaaggcaggataaaaaccaTGACAAAGGGGACTGACCCAACCATGAGCTAAGGCAATGGAGgagaaacctctggcccacaagACTCTATTGAGAAGCCAGAGCCCTGCAtgtgatgtcatatgtgatgtaATGGGGGgcgcttcaaaggaacaattgggagtttCAAGTGGGCTCCTGGTGGTTCCTTTATTGGAGCAAGGTGTGCTTCTAACTGCCCAATGGGCGCCAGGAGCGTGCCTTGCTCAAAAACACGGATCAAAGaagcatagaatagtacagttggaaggggcctgtaaggccatcaagtctaatgCAGGAATGTctaatgctcaatgcaggaatctaagttcaggtggctgttcagctgcctcttgaatgcctccagtgttggagagctcaccacctcccgaggtcactggttccattgtcataccatctaacagttaggaagttttcccgaCGTTGAGCCAAAATCTGACTTTCCATTCAGTGGAAACCGTTTTCTTCCTCCCGGCGCCGTTCTTTGTGTGGCTCCTTTCCACCTCTGACCCTGGGCCCGGCATGTTCCTTGTGCTGTGGCTCCCAAACTTGGGATCCTTGCACAAGTGATTTTGTCAGGTTGGAGGGACAATATACCTGTTAAtcatgtgactgacaggtggggttgccctgcccacctgtcaaagttggcccatggggtgggCCGGATAAAGATCTGTGCTCTGCCCCCATGCCAAaaatgttccccagccctgagcTCACGTGAGATGAAGTGGGACAATTTGCAAAAATTCACTTATTGGATCTGAGATTAAGAACAGCAAACATAATTCAGTTCCGGTTAATTTAAGAGACAGAAGAACATATATCTACTAGAA
This portion of the Rhineura floridana isolate rRhiFlo1 chromosome 21, rRhiFlo1.hap2, whole genome shotgun sequence genome encodes:
- the LAT2 gene encoding linker for activation of T-cells family member 2; translation: MSQVELIWGAFSLMLLGALVTMCMKCQRSGGKQDVMGLDSQRNQCDNQQRFEVAPSYSMSGQECAKMPYNLPVPSKRSQHPFTASHLEEACAEPTYQHFEKELRMEQETAYIEPISTDHCHSCRKFVRLPSDEDACCYQNVAGPSKRSGCILEDVDIYENSTIIQLWKHSQTTENSDDDDDSEPYYINADPNGRFAA